The Paenibacillus macerans genome includes a window with the following:
- a CDS encoding PRD domain-containing protein yields the protein MIIEKRINNNVVLAKDNTQQFILMGKGIGFQAYPGNKVNAELIEKKFFSAGSLSIEQMSALVTDASQEEIEVIDQAISRGEEILKAELNPNIFFTLLDHVLFAISRVKKQMDIANPLEWEIKKFYPAEYKIGKETVSLINKRLNVELPPIEAASIALHFVNGQIESKAVQEVIELTEIINRVVKLVKYHFQVDFDDESIAFNRFVTHLRYYLMRQKSGEVLDFEPSSLTQIISEKFPEEKQCADKIAQHIQDQMGLQTSDIEKMYLTMHIGNLVRKT from the coding sequence ATGATCATCGAGAAGAGAATTAATAACAACGTTGTACTTGCCAAGGATAACACTCAACAATTTATCTTAATGGGAAAAGGCATTGGATTTCAGGCATACCCGGGGAATAAAGTGAATGCGGAATTGATCGAGAAGAAATTTTTCTCGGCCGGGTCCTTATCCATTGAGCAAATGTCCGCATTAGTCACCGACGCTTCCCAGGAAGAGATCGAGGTCATTGATCAGGCAATCTCCAGGGGTGAAGAAATTTTAAAGGCCGAATTAAATCCGAATATTTTTTTCACCTTGTTGGATCACGTGCTCTTCGCTATTTCCAGGGTAAAGAAACAAATGGACATCGCCAATCCTTTGGAATGGGAAATCAAAAAGTTTTATCCTGCGGAATATAAAATCGGCAAAGAAACCGTCAGCTTGATCAATAAGCGATTAAATGTCGAGCTCCCCCCTATCGAAGCTGCATCTATTGCATTGCATTTCGTAAATGGGCAAATCGAATCGAAAGCGGTTCAAGAAGTCATTGAGTTGACCGAGATCATTAACCGTGTCGTTAAGCTGGTAAAGTATCACTTTCAAGTTGATTTTGATGATGAGTCCATTGCTTTTAACCGTTTTGTCACCCATCTGAGATATTATTTGATGCGGCAGAAAAGCGGAGAGGTTTTGGATTTTGAACCATCGTCGCTAACCCAAATCATCAGCGAAAAATTTCCTGAAGAAAAACAGTGTGCAGATAAGATCGCTCAACATATTCAAGATCAAATGGGCTTGCAAACATCGGATATCGAAAAAATGTATCTTACGATGCATATCGGAAATTTAGTGAGGAAAACATAA